Within the Mixophyes fleayi isolate aMixFle1 chromosome 5, aMixFle1.hap1, whole genome shotgun sequence genome, the region gtgcaggagatgctgcctgtggcccgtaaaatatctggacatttccggcattcggcagcagtgtgtaggagattgcagcagctgcacgCGCAACTTAATTtgctgccaccaactgaagcaagaggtggtgataaagtggaattccaccctgtatatgcttctgcggatggaggaacagcgaaaagccagacacgcttactccacaagccatgacaagGAGAAAGGAGGGTGGATGTAtattagtcaagcgcagtggagaatactttccgtgttgtgcaaggtgctgaaaccattcgaagtagtcacttgtgaagtgaattcagacacagctagcttgagtcaaatgattcccttaattagacttttggaaaagcaacttgagaaactgaaggaggagatgaaacaaagcagttacgctaattatgttggacttgtagatcaagtactttattcgcttcgtcgggatccaagagttatcaaaatcttgaaatcggatcactacattttggcgactgtgcttgatcctcggtttaaggctatgtcttctctttgtttccaactgacccagatctgaagagaggTCTTgtgtgagcaagatgacagctgaaGTGTTATGTGCcaggacagcgtctcctccttcgGTTTCTCacgcaactgctgctaggaaaaaacttaactttcccaGGAGACCCAGCACAAAATTtttacatctggtctggtcttaaagaattggccaaaaaacgtgacacctctgccgtaactccacctgatcctactatcagcaaccaaaggatggtggaggattattttcacgacagcatagaaatagacacatcagacagtccctttacatatataccaaggacaattccatcttgcacaacttttcttttctgccactgctgtgtgccaatgtttcctagatgtgctaggaactgctgtgtgtttgagccattcctctgtcgcttagcatccagccaggtcactgcagtatttgaaagtgtatgaaaataatattgtgacctgtgagatgatcaaaattgactgcaaattacttgaaattagtgttattgaggttaataataatgtagggggggaaaaagagcaatattatgtgattttagcatattttaagatttttttctaaaaaatacagatccaaaaccaaacacatgagggcggttttgccaaaaccaaaactaaaacacaaagctaatccagatccaaaaccaaaaccagttcactggggtcagtgagcatctctagtcattaATGTACATTGCATTCTTTAGAACACCCCTACCCTTATTTACACAGAAAGAAAACACATTCTATTGTGGAGGCACTCTAAGGATTCATACTATTTATTCACTTAGgtttaattacaatttatttaaattCTTATTCCAATCTTTAgcgaaatataaattaaaataggaGATTTGAAATGTAAGAAAAAGTGATAAAAAGATACCTAAGTTGATAATAAACCAGGACAATTAACCTGTAGCTGAAACTCTTTTATTTTGGGCTTTCAATTCCACTGCTTATGCCAGCTACGCGTGACATACATGTATATGTCCCCTATGACTGGCCCAGCTAAGTGGTAAGAAAACCCTTACCCTGGCCAACATCGCAAAGGTAGGTGAGTATCACTCATCTGCGTTGGCGAGATTTTAAGGATAGATTGCAGTGATAGATGATTTTATATCGCCACGATAAGCAGTGATAGACAATCAGCCTTATcactgtattttaataaatagaccccaaaaccTCACTTATTCATATCAACTTCTCCTTTACATAATGTTGCAACAACTTTGACCTACACAAACTGTATACATTACTAATCCATATAAATACACCAAAGATTCCTAGTATTGCACAAGGATGCACAGAACTATGAACTCACGTCTGTGGGTTCATGGTCTGCTATATGTCTGGTTAACCATCCACTCTCCAAATCAGATAATTCTGTGATCAACAACATTGTGTACATTTGATAATTCTTTGTTTAAGTAATGGAAAAATTATCATGAAGATAATAAACTTTAATGACAATGCTCTAGAATAAGTGACCTTTTACTCCCATCTTTATACATGCTCTTAGGTTTATGATGTTCTATTGATAGGCACATGTTCTTACAAAGAACTATGTGTAttaatgttattgttttattttaaaatccttGCAAATAATGACATTTCATAAGTGCTTGTGCACTATGAGccttatttaaagtaaaaatagaGAACAAATCCAGCTAGAGGGTACAGGTttgtacctggacaaaccatgttgggatacaaatgcaaattttttttacatgcagaaaaaaatattgccTGCTTTCCATGTAGCTGGGCAGTTTTCTATTTactctgcaatttagagttgtgCTAGGAAATGTCTCAACTCTAAATTTGTTGCCCCAGCAGTTCAACATGGTTTTGaatgtgcaaaattgcaccttctaacATGGTTTACTCTAAATGAggttatatatttgtgtgtatgtgtctcaAATGCTACCCAATGCCCTTGTGCTTAAGAGTTTGGAAACACTGTTGATAAATTGCTCTTGAATCCACCTGTCCCTCTTCACTGTTAACTCACTTTGTGACATCATAACAAACATGCATCAATGTATAATACTTCAACAGTATCTGACTGTAGGTTCCTGCTGTTCTCCCTTACCTAATTTGCTATTGGAAATGAAACCCTCATAGTAAAACTGGCCGTGATGCAATACCATATCTTGATTCACTATGGTATTGTGCTTCTTGGGGTAACCGGCTCCAAGGATTTCTGTAGATTCATCCCTGTCTACCACATGAATCATCACACTCACCACCTGAAATACCCAGCacacatctcctgaaatactctgtgctggtgTGAACATTCCATGGGATACAGTTGTTCTATCCCTACTCACTTGgtgacacacagacaaacatgaaatattaattaataccaAATGCTCTGACCCTAATCAAATATACCTTAAAAGGAATAGATCTAATCTAAGTTGTGCTTGGTTGTCAGAGGCACAAACTCAATGTCTAAAGAGCTTAACTTTCCAGTTAAAGTGGGTGGAAGTGAACTGTTAAATAATAAGAAAACATTTATGTGTTATGTTTTGAGAACTACTCTGCACAatgtaacatttacaaatgtattctACTAAAGTTACAAATGAATCACGGATCAAACAATGCAATTGTTCATATGACTAATAGCCAGTTTTTGTGGTACACCTGTCCCTCCACATAACTGACTACTCTTTCAGTGACAGCACCATATGCGGTGGTAAATAGACCATTGATGAATGTGGGAGGTTAACATGATGTCAGCAGAATAACAGTATAAACTTAGAGCTACATAAAACGGTGGTGTGGAAAGAATCAGTAAGACAGCAATGTCCCAAGCAAGTTCCACTCCTGTCTGTGATAAACAAGAAGATGCAATTAGAATGGACTAAAGAACAAAACCCTGAACTGTGGATAAGGCGGTTGATGGGCGGGTAATGTGTAAATGGCGTAAATGTTGTCCTGAAGTTATTCCCATTGCTTCTCATATCTGCCCTCTAGTACAAGGTGTCTAAGACAAGAGAAGAGGCCATATACATTCACCTGTGCTAAGCATTATTAAGTAAATCAATAAATCAGAGATCATGAACCTGTGCTGTGCCTTGACTGTGCTTTATTCACACATCTGCTGCTCACCATAAGCAACATCTGTTAAAATGACCACTAAGTATTCTAATCAGTAATGTTGATTTAATTTACAAACATGTTGTAAATGTGCAAATATACACTGGCCCATAACAGTCAGTCAGATATATGCCTTCATATGCCTAGAATTTGCCGTGCTGATCACCGTTTAatgctgattgtttgctatgaATTACTACACCTATGCACCATGTTAGTATATAACTCTCAGTGGCTTTAATATTGCAGTTAACAATTTTCCAATTAACACTATAGTATACATGTACTTATAGTCAGTCTATGGCTGTAAAAAGGGTACATTCTAAATTGTAAAAGCAACAAATTAGTATTGAGATTaattgatataatttttttttttattaaaggctGTTATAATTTTCAAGGTGATCTTAGTTGCTAACAATTTAAAGTAGCTTTCAGGGACTGTTTGCTGCTGAGCTAATCCATCTAAGCACATCACATGCCCTCTTATATTAGTAGTATCACCAGGGGCATGGAAGGTGAGGGGGTGATAGGCACGAACTACCCAGACCTTCCTTGGGTTCACAGAAGTGGCGGATTATGGCGACCGATTGGGGCGCACACCTCCAGCCCCATGGACCCATCCATGACATGCTGTGAGCAGGATCATAGATGGAGCAAGTGACTTCCTATTGATCACACCCCAGCTAGGCTGCATGTACAGAACCAACCTCTTCAGAAGCTGAATGCACATCCTGGAGAATTAGCTGAGGCTGCTTGCGGAGCCTAGAGGGGAGCCCTCAACGGACTGCAGCACTGGGACGGTAGGGTCCTCTCGATGGCACTGCCTATTGCCCCTATCACTGCAAATCTATTCAGCAGTGGACCAGCCAGATTTCCACTGTGGTCATCAATACGCTAGTCATAACACATGGAATTATTATTAATTGATATAATTGCTGTGCAAATAATTTTAACagtcaaaaattaaaatataaagaacCAAATCTGCAAGAGAAGAAAATATTTTCCCCATGTAACTAATCTCTACAACCAAGGGCAATGTCtgagttacttatttttttagtgtttacTAAGTAAACAATGTGATTCAGCAGGTTTGTCATTATATAGGCACTGGTTTGCAGCTTCTCTTATGGACTTCAGTAGACATTCTCCAGTTTGGTTACCATACTTTGACATTGAAATACTGTGCAAAGATCAAAGAAAGAATGGCTTATGTTAATGTTCTAGCTCTAATGGTTGCAATTTTAGTTTTGCCTGATGTCATCCAACAGGTAAGTGATTTTAACAATGTTTATATATGGGGAAAAATTAGAGTTGGGCACTTGAGTCTCACTTAATATTTGTTGCCCTGTGCATGTACACAACTTGCATTGGTATTTTGAGCTGCTTGTATCTAAGATTTGAAACCACTTACAGTTGGTTCGGGAGCATTCATGTGCAGGGCAGTAAGGGCGTGTAGATGCCAGATGCCTCTTATTTGGGTTACACCTATTTTTATGTTGCTTACCAAGCTTAAATTCTGCACCTACACTAGATGGGtgcacatgatgatgatgattgatgccTATTTGCATTTGACACATATATGCTAGATTTTAGGTTGCACAtatctttagatgtatgtaactcAATATAATAACATTGAACTTTTATTGTGCATTGGTAAATGAACATATTTTACGTGCAAATCGAAATCAATCTCTATATGTATACGTGTCTCTAAAGCAGGCTTGGACAACCTGGGGTCCTCTAGCTGTTTGGAACTACAGTTCCCAACATGCCAGAGCATCCTGGGACTTATAGCTCCATGTCGGTTGGGGAGGGCACAGGTTGTCTACAGCTGCACTAACATGACTAACTACAGATCAATCTGCAATTCTGAATAAAAGAGATGTTTTAATGTAATATCTATTAGAAAAACAAGAATAGACCTTTATAGTACTTTATATATTAGAGCTGTTTTTGCTTTAGAGAGTACAAAATACTCCTGAATTTACTTTGGCGTTAGCTTTATAATGAATTTAAAATGTCAGTAACATACTACTGTTTAtttagtgctttacaatttgtAAATCTTGGGAATGTTCAGGTTTCATTAACAAAAATGGGTTTATATGCTTGTTTCAATATAAACATTTCTGACTTAtctttatatgtaaaataattattttaatgaatcACTTGTGATTGTTTTTCTATACATTGTTGATGCTCTTGCCAGCCGTAAAACATATCATAAAACTATATCAGTCATCTCTATTATAGATGTTCAGAACTACGTGACGGATCACTCAGAGCACCTTGTGACTGCATATCTTTGGAACTGATTGATGGTGCAAAAATCTGCGAAAAtatttgtagaattttttttttttttacagtttatctGTGCAAAACAAATATTCTGTAATTCCTAAAAGCACTAGTTGCCAGAGTACAAACAGGGGTACCGAGAGGAGGAGGAGCGGGTACAAAGTACAGGGGTCTGGGTCTACTTGGGGGCTCTTGTCTGCCATTATAGTGACCATCCTGGTGTGGCCCCACCCTCTTTGGTGGCTATAGAAGAGatcccaagaagttgctgtaccagggcccgaaatttctcttggcggccttGAGTGCAAAGGCTGCTTGCCATTCACAAATGTATTGACCATGAAACACCACCCTTTTCTTACAGGATTTGAGTAATGCAGATATTGCAAACCTAGGTTTTAAAAGTCTGCCGTCCGAAGCCGTTCCAGGTCTCAAAATGAGCTCACCTATAGATCGTTTTTAAATATCTCCACAGAAAATCTAATATATCTGTGATCTACAGTGATTATTAAAATTCCAAGTGCTGATCTACATGTCATCTATCTTTTCAGCTTTGCATAAAACTGTACAAGTTACACTGCCtactccctttaaaaaaaaaatatttttaattttctaaagGCACATGGCACACATGGGGAAGCAGATTCTACGTGCCCTCTGATGTTAAAAGTATTAGATGCTGTAAGAGGAATTCCAGCAGCTAAACTACATGCCAGTTTATATAAGCTAAAAGTGGACAAAAGCTGGGAACTGCTTAATTCAGGGTAAGTAACTAGCACCTAATTCATGTTTCACAAATACGTTTTAAATAGTTGTTTTCAAGAACAAAAATCTTGATATAGTTATAATATGCAGAgagtttaatgtaaaaaaatattctaacatttacatagaaacagaatttgtAATTAAGCCTGTTAAGCACAAATCTGCAGGACAAGGTATTTCAGCCATGATAAGGCCAGCAGCCTCCCAAATTTCCAAGCAATTAAGTGTACCAAATCTGTCATCTACACACAAAGGAGGAAACCATTTTGTGGGTTTAACCAATGTTCGTGAAAATGcaacctatcaatttactaggaatcagtgacatcaccgagtcATGATGTTCATTGGCTCATAGTGCATTGATGCTTCTACCTGGGAGACTTTCATGAATACAGCTGAGCAGGCAATTTCACTAACGCCGCCTGCTCCTTGGTAATAAAGGACTGCAGCAAGATTGGGATAGCACTTAGCACCACACATCTTCTTTCAGCCTGGTGTAGGAGCAAAAGTTAGATCATTTATAAACTGTGCTGACAGTTTACATAGAAATGGTGCTGAGCATTTTTACCTCAGTTTTAATAAATGCTCCCCAATAGATGACACATACTGCTTATATAGTGTTCTGGCTAGAATGTGAAACTTACATGTTAAGAGTCCAGTCAGAAGACCCATATTCTCCTGTGCTGAGGTGATACAAGGCCTTTTGTAGTAAAGTAATGCTATTTGTGTCTTTTTAAATGGTTATGTACTTTAGATTATATAAATCTGTATGTATTTAAAAAGTACATAactaataaaacacttttttaaaggGTAACATCTCATGATGGAGAAATCCATGGCCTCACCACTGAAGAACAATTTGATGAAGGAATATATAAGCTGGAATTTGCAACCAAACATTTTTGGAGAAAGTTTGGTCTTTCACCTTTCCATGAATATGTTGATGTAagtgtataatatacatagtaatttaataataatatatcatccATTGGTTTACCTTATGGGTTGCATTGATTTTTAGCAATTTCAGAACATTACAGCCAcaaaggtaaaatatatttttataaagatTGTAGCTGGAGAGTCTTCTACTCCTAGAATTAGAGTATTATGGTCTATAATCATGTAATGCACCACACAGATTGCTGTTTGCAGCCAACCTTAGTTTAAATTAAGATCTTTTATTACACAGCAATGTTGCACAGTTTCATTAGAGTttattttacatgcatttcatATTGTGCTTCATACGTTCTTAGGCTGTGATAGTGCTCTGTTTGTGGGGCAGAGTTGTACCATATGTAAGAGTTTCTTACAAACAATGCAACTCTATTCCAAATAACATGGAGCACAGCTGACCTCCACCACCTCAGAAGTGGGGTAGGATTTTCTTCAAAGAGCAGGAGAGGGACCAGCACACATCACTTGGTTATAATAAATCTCTTTACCATATATGCATTCTGTATCTCCACCACAATGCTCCTCCGTGCCCTCCCCCCTGAAGACAGCCACGCAAGACACAGTGAGGCagaaaatatggaggaaagagtggaaaTTTGTCACATTTTCCCTAGTACATAGACTCTCAAGGAGTCATGGTGAATTAGATGCAGATTGCAATTTTGGCATATAATTCTCTATTTTACttttgagcatgcgcagaagtaaaaaagcatattatactcCAGAAATTTGCATCCAACTCAACATGAGCCCCTTGGTATTTAAAGTATGCTTCTACACTTTGGGTTGTATTTTATATAGTCAGACTCAGCAGGTAGCACCTTTACCAGGATAGGCAgactaaacattttaatatttgtgtattatttttgtgtgtgtgttttgaattaTAAAAAACATATAGCCTGATCCCTAAATGTATTACGTATATTATTTAGGCAAATTCCACTGACAGATGTAAATTCCCTGTTCCAGGAAGAGTCTGTTATTGTAGCTATCCACCTCAATAGCTCACATGTCTTTTCATCTAACATATAGATTTGTTGTTTGCGTTTTAGGTGGTGTTTACTGCTAATGATGCCGGTCACCGTCACTACACAATTGCTGTGCTCCTCACTCCGTATTCCTTCTCCACAACTGCTGTGGTCAGTGACTTAAAACAGGAGGTTGACTTATAAGAAATCTTCTTTGCCTGTCTTCAGTTATATTCACGAATTACATATTTTGTAGCtaacattattttttatcttttcaaaACAATCTGATGTCCATAGGTTATGTTAAccacaattttaaataaagttttcttCTAACATCAGAATGTTTGtactagtgtttttttttgtagttattaTAAGAATATAGTCAGTGGGCCtaattttagaagcaaaaatCAACCAAGCAGAGCAAATCATATAGTTAGGAGTACATTATTGTTCTTGGCTTATGTGGGGGCTTATGTGTAGCGCTGTTTGAAGTGGGCTGATCTGGTGTTATACAGGACTTGTGATCCATAGAGGTAGGTTGTTGGCATGTGAGCTTGACCCGTGGGGTTGAATAAGTCTGTGATTGCCGGTTTTTTTATCAGAAGTGATGGAGGCGATTATAATTGTGGATGTGGATTGCCGCTTGATAATATCAATACCGCCATAATTCTAACTATTATGTTATAAAATTACTGATGTTTATTTTAGAATGTAACCAACCcaaaaagtgctaaaataaaCTCAGCAGAGTGGAAAGAAAAGTCTCAGCAGTGAAGGGGTTCATTAAAGTCatagagcagtattttagaagatatAAAGACGTGGTTTTTTTCCACATTGTGTCTCTTCAGATTTTTTTACCTCTCCAAGGCATAGTTCTAGTTTGCAAAAGCACATCCCGAGAGCGGGGAATAAGAGCTTGCTGCAGAGTTGGGTGCAAAATTGGAGtaaattactctttaaaaaacaaacaaaagcacaTGAAATACAAGTGTATTTCTGCCTATGTGTAGAGGCACATACATCACCAGATGCATCCGACTCTGCATCAGCAGCCTATGCACCTTGTTTacaataagtcatcatcatcagtgagtaCTTGTACCTGCTCTCTAGCAAGTGCAAAAAATATACTTCCGGACAGGCATATATGcgtgaaacaaaaccagagaaaaataagcccgcgctcggtatattccacattatatatggtaccagctgcttggcaataagcccgcgctcggtatatcccatattgtatgtggtaccagctgcgtggcaatataaatgcccatatatgtatacaaaacaaaaagaaatttgtcagcgcttatcctttaaactgcatatctgtgtgtgtctagcaaaatgaaaacatgaggtattagttcatattttgatcaaaagacttaagcctgcatcccaacgtcaagggtacctcattttatgcaggtcctacactgacctatatgctttaaacactattatattgcagttaaaatcagatgcactcacctcccaggtataggggtttacatctagcagaggctggcttgtgagccacacccaaatgtgccttaaataggcttgatggacagctgctatgacaaaaaggcaatattttgaaacaaaaccagagaaaaataagcctgcactcggtatatcccacattatatatggtaccagctgcttggcaataaggcATATATGCGTGttcctgcaggtctgcatgagctacTTTTACGTAAACACATCTTCACAGTACTCGGCCAACATTAGAGTGctcctcccctcccccatccGCCTCTCCAGATGCACACGTGTAACTACCAGAATCATACAGTCTGCATAGGTGCATATCTGTGCACCTACTTTCTAGGCATGTGGAAAGCGATTTCACGATTTCAATATACATTCCACAAACTGGCATACGTCCCACTATGCATcaacccaggggcgggctggaccggggggcaggggggccgctCTGTCTAATGGCTATTCAGGccgcccaaccccccccccccccccccgtgtggaTGCAATACTGGCCGAATACTACCGTCATAATGACgtagccgcatcgcgtgtcatgtgatgcggccgccccctgattacctcctctcacgcatgCATTCAAGACTTCTGCCGCGCCgttcccctccattggaacaagctcccccgctccatcagaacttcccctaatctgtcctctttcaagcgaacattaaaaacccaccttttcctaaaagccttccagtctcatgcctaaactcccactggtcggtttcctctctttctcatcccttctcccccttcctcgactccgtcttcgtctctcccgtctcatccatgtgcctgttgtcttccccttcctttagattgtacgctcctttgagcagggttctcctacctcctgtttccatcacttttaacttcgctctccagctactcagttcacctcctctcttaccctctgccctctgtctcctctcgcttctctccgctccccgcagtgactctttacctgtcatccgtgcccaccctcttgggccatagttacctgcctgtactcacttttcccctccttctctttcttgctgtgactgagcccccagagttatagtgcttactgttacttgtactgtgctgtttcaccttgtactgtgcgccattgtttgtccttgtacggcgctatggatactttgtggcgccctataaataaaaattaataataatgataataatgcggccgtctgtgcgcccccccgggctgcaaCCTGCCAGCTCGCACCTGCATCAGCATCTAAGTGTGCACCGCGTGCGTGCTTCATAAAATTACCGCCAATCTGTATTCTTTTGACTAATGAACTGCAAGAAACAATTGGGCACCCCTCATTTCCatagaaatattaataataatatattggggAATAAAACCTGTACAATATATTATAAGAATTATAAAAGTCACAGTGTTGCATGACCATATGAAAACACACAGAATACCACAGGTCAAGTGTCATTATGGATCTCTGAGGTAACTATTAATATCCTTAGAATCTAGATAATACAGAATACATTATCCATTATAATACAAAAATTGCAGTTTAAAATACTtggaattagagatgggcgggctcggttccccgagaaccgaacccacccgaacttttggtatctgagtaccgagccgagtaggtactctcccgcccgctcggaatccaaatcgaggccgaatgtcattgtgacgtcgtcggatctcggggctcggttctcccgatacttgaagattataaatacacgcctccacagcaatccatcgccatttgacagagggagagagcagggtgtagtcacaggctgattagagcagggacagagaatacaatattctgattccaactgtgctaacaaaaatcgctagagaggagaggaggatagagggttttttgggtttttttaatatttggcaatcaaagtgctttttgggtgtcccccattattttgcctaaatatttctggctgtcaaaattactatctgtcagcagtatctatcaaataatttttagcactccccagtgctttttgggtgtcccccattatttggcttaaatatttctggctgtcaaaatactatctgtcagcagtatctaccaaataatttttagcactacaagtgctttgagctcaaaatggattcaaaacagtccacatatgagtaaaaatgagcaaccaggttctgtcaccagtcctgatggtagtgttcccagtacgtcaatTTACGGTggtgaagcgaaaaaaaagtctaactgaggaaaagtttagtgccgataaaaaaaaaattgccaacatgccattctacacacgtagtagcaaagagagaatgaggccttcgcctttctctattagtggcagatccaaaaatgttaccgagcctacaagtggtgcacaactactgttacgcgtcaaagccgagctgacaccaatccctgtggagagtccatccaacagtgggatgtctaatcgtgagcattctgttagtgtacccataaagaagggccctttcaacaGTTCTgttgatgtgtacctgaacagcccgagtgtagccggtgatacacaaattgaggatgccactttggaaatagaagaggatgaggggggagatttatggaggtgacgagggcgctaatgaggatgttgataagtttgatgcagacagataccaaattgcctttctcaatttctatttatattctagattatataacagctgaatagttttctattttactcctagtggagaggggatctgatgcagacagataccaaactgcctttgtccatttctttgtatatttaaatttctagttctacagtctatgcaggctgctcttttttctattttactacaagtggatggggggggctgatgcagacagataccaaactgcctttgtccatttctttgtatattcgaatttctagttctacagtctatgcaggctgcttttttttctattttactacaagtggatgggggggggtctgatgcagacagataccaaactgcctttgtccatttctttgtatattcgaatttctagttctacagt harbors:
- the TTR gene encoding transthyretin; this encodes MAYVNVLALMVAILVLPDVIQQFNFLKAHGTHGEADSTCPLMLKVLDAVRGIPAAKLHASLYKLKVDKSWELLNSGVTSHDGEIHGLTTEEQFDEGIYKLEFATKHFWRKFGLSPFHEYVDVVFTANDAGHRHYTIAVLLTPYSFSTTAVVSDLKQEVDL